A single window of Sphingobacterium sp. ML3W DNA harbors:
- the lipA gene encoding lipoyl synthase: MIELPVIPATQTQRKPDWLRVKLPVGKEYRHVRGLVDEHKLHTICESGNCPNMGECWGAGTATFMILGNICTRSCSFCAVSTGRPKAVELDEPARVANSVKLMQVKHCVITSVDRDDLKDGGSIIWAETINAIRQESPTTTLETLIPDFKGQWENLDRVLAVRPEVVSHNIETVRRLTREVRIQAKYDRSLECLRRISEAGLRTKSGIMLGFGETEQDVIETMQDLFDVGVDILTIGQYLQPTKAHHPVIEWVTPAQFDKYKEIGLKMGFKYVESGPLVRSSYHAEKHLFDMQ; the protein is encoded by the coding sequence ATGATTGAACTTCCAGTTATTCCTGCTACACAAACACAGCGTAAGCCAGATTGGTTGCGTGTAAAATTGCCAGTTGGTAAAGAATATAGACATGTCAGAGGATTAGTAGATGAGCATAAGCTTCATACTATTTGCGAAAGTGGAAACTGTCCGAACATGGGTGAGTGTTGGGGTGCAGGAACGGCTACTTTCATGATTTTAGGTAATATTTGCACACGTTCTTGTTCGTTTTGTGCTGTATCAACAGGACGACCGAAAGCTGTTGAGTTAGATGAGCCTGCACGAGTTGCAAATTCGGTTAAATTAATGCAAGTGAAACATTGTGTGATCACTTCGGTGGATCGTGATGACCTGAAAGATGGTGGTTCTATCATTTGGGCTGAAACAATCAATGCTATCCGTCAAGAAAGTCCTACAACAACGTTGGAAACATTGATTCCTGATTTTAAAGGACAATGGGAGAATCTTGATCGCGTATTGGCTGTTCGCCCGGAGGTTGTTTCACATAATATTGAAACAGTTCGCCGTTTGACTCGAGAAGTTCGTATCCAAGCAAAATATGACCGTTCATTAGAATGTCTTCGTCGTATTTCTGAGGCTGGTTTACGTACTAAATCGGGTATTATGTTAGGTTTTGGTGAAACTGAACAGGATGTTATCGAGACGATGCAAGATCTTTTTGATGTTGGTGTTGATATTTTGACCATCGGTCAGTATTTGCAACCGACTAAAGCACATCATCCCGTTATAGAGTGGGTAACCCCAGCTCAATTTGATAAGTATAAAGAAATTGGTTTGAAAATGGGTTTCAAATATGTAGAGTCAGGCCCGTTGGTCAGATCATCTTACCATGCAGAGAAACACCTTTTTGATATGCAATAG
- a CDS encoding Crp/Fnr family transcriptional regulator, whose protein sequence is MTVLEHFKSLYSIDDDLTFLFSQIIETKEFQKGDIIFEPDSYLKYIYFIETGLTRIFYYKNNKDITHYFFGPNTFSTGIESVFYQKPSLFGFQALTKCKISFIPFQPIFELAKTDIIVNQIIQKALLDSLISFSNRFYNTQFQTALERYQLLLEETPELLQNASLGHIASYLGISQQTLSVIRGQVV, encoded by the coding sequence ATGACAGTATTGGAGCATTTCAAAAGCCTTTATTCAATTGATGACGACTTAACGTTCTTATTTTCTCAAATCATTGAAACAAAAGAATTTCAAAAAGGTGATATAATCTTTGAACCGGATAGTTACCTGAAATATATCTATTTTATAGAGACTGGTCTAACTCGGATTTTCTACTACAAAAATAATAAAGATATCACCCATTATTTTTTCGGACCAAATACCTTTAGCACAGGTATTGAAAGTGTTTTCTATCAGAAACCATCGCTCTTCGGGTTTCAAGCACTAACGAAATGTAAAATTTCTTTTATACCCTTTCAACCTATTTTTGAATTAGCAAAGACAGATATTATCGTCAATCAAATCATTCAAAAAGCATTATTGGATTCATTGATAAGTTTTTCAAATCGTTTTTACAATACGCAATTCCAGACCGCATTAGAACGGTACCAGTTACTTTTAGAAGAAACACCAGAACTCCTACAGAATGCTTCTTTGGGACATATTGCCTCTTATTTGGGTATTTCCCAACAAACATTATCGGTTATTAGAGGGCAAGTGGTTTGA
- a CDS encoding TolC family protein, producing MLFKKISCLLFLLPFFHQSNSFAQQGISSQLKEPIQKAIRNNSDIKNSYLENQKTLLDKNTVSGKLLPHVTAMGMYGYLNSTGELDLPTRTLPILGLNLFEGAQKFNTSSQVGFAGVNATQVIFSGLQITNGKKALDEKFKAQQLMTEAGYEGLAQEVVQTFDQIMLLKEVDALIADSEKRLNKEHQKVVKAIENGLAIPYDRDKIKLAMLELESKKAESQNSGELLYFKLEELTKMTVDSLKLVSYPLELVLVDPVQPPVENRKELQALASSQRAYEYVLKKEKGARLPQIFAFGSAFYLNAFDTKFKFKDVPLTGDVNLSANHFQLAPGFAIGVGAKWDVFDGNQHRNNIKKANLDLIMNQNKWNDTKDKLLLLQRKTNSDYQLSMKKMAVHEQQIKIANNNLALAAKQFEAGLIDVTERLSAENELYKQSLSFYNQLLVQRSAVLELLTSQGSLYQSLVK from the coding sequence ATGTTATTTAAAAAAATTTCATGCTTGCTATTTTTATTGCCATTCTTTCATCAAAGCAATTCCTTTGCGCAGCAAGGAATAAGCTCGCAGTTGAAAGAACCTATCCAAAAGGCAATTAGGAATAATAGCGATATTAAGAATAGTTATTTAGAAAATCAGAAGACGCTTTTAGATAAGAATACTGTTAGCGGAAAACTATTACCTCATGTGACTGCGATGGGGATGTATGGTTATCTAAATAGCACTGGCGAGTTGGATCTTCCAACAAGAACATTACCGATACTGGGCCTGAATCTTTTTGAAGGTGCTCAGAAATTCAATACCTCATCTCAAGTGGGGTTTGCAGGAGTAAATGCTACGCAGGTAATTTTTAGTGGATTACAGATAACGAATGGAAAAAAAGCTTTAGATGAAAAGTTTAAAGCTCAGCAGTTGATGACCGAAGCGGGGTATGAAGGTCTTGCTCAAGAAGTGGTACAGACTTTTGATCAAATTATGTTATTAAAAGAAGTTGATGCCCTGATTGCTGATTCGGAGAAAAGATTGAATAAAGAACATCAAAAAGTTGTCAAAGCGATTGAGAATGGTTTAGCTATACCCTATGATCGTGATAAGATCAAATTGGCAATGCTGGAATTAGAAAGTAAGAAAGCCGAATCTCAAAATAGCGGTGAGCTCTTATATTTTAAATTAGAAGAACTGACAAAGATGACCGTTGATAGCCTTAAGCTTGTTAGTTATCCGCTTGAATTGGTTTTAGTTGATCCTGTACAGCCACCGGTGGAGAACAGGAAAGAGTTGCAAGCTTTGGCGAGTTCTCAGCGCGCTTATGAATATGTATTGAAAAAAGAAAAGGGTGCTCGATTACCTCAAATCTTTGCATTTGGTAGTGCTTTTTATCTCAATGCGTTTGATACCAAATTTAAGTTCAAAGATGTGCCGCTTACAGGAGATGTAAATCTAAGTGCGAATCATTTTCAACTGGCTCCAGGTTTTGCTATAGGTGTAGGGGCTAAGTGGGATGTATTTGATGGTAATCAACATCGTAACAATATTAAAAAAGCAAATCTTGATCTGATCATGAATCAAAATAAATGGAATGATACGAAAGATAAATTACTGCTTTTGCAACGCAAAACAAATTCGGATTACCAATTGTCGATGAAAAAGATGGCAGTACATGAACAGCAGATTAAAATTGCCAATAATAATCTTGCTCTTGCAGCAAAGCAATTTGAAGCTGGTTTAATAGATGTCACGGAAAGATTAAGTGCGGAAAACGAATTGTATAAGCAATCGCTGAGTTTTTATAATCAATTGTTGGTACAACGTAGCGCTGTTTTAGAATTATTAACATCACAAGGAAGTCTTTATCAATCATTAGTCAAGTAA
- a CDS encoding HlyD family secretion protein, with protein sequence MRKFIYILGVAALIQSCGHDTPLKNSFEGKIERDQIAVTTKIPGKVHQILVSEGDVVQAGDTLMILEFPEVEAKSIQAKGALESAEAQYKMAVKGATENQLKQLRAKRDGLREQYEFAQKSLARMENLIKDSLIAQQKYDEVYMKFQGAKNQYLAVQAELADAENGSRIEQQKMALGQKERAIGAVSEVDVATKERFILAPQNMTIETINLKVGELALAGYSLLSGYLVDGTYFRVTIPERQLQNLTVGSKQELLFPYLKGKKIEAEVVSIKALNSYANIATAYPDFEQQESLFEVKLKAVQLDDARKLLTKATFILHLDTSK encoded by the coding sequence ATGAGAAAATTTATATATATCCTAGGCGTCGCGGCATTAATACAAAGTTGTGGTCATGATACTCCTCTCAAAAATTCTTTTGAAGGAAAAATTGAGCGGGATCAAATTGCTGTAACAACGAAAATTCCTGGAAAAGTACATCAGATATTAGTAAGCGAAGGAGATGTTGTACAAGCTGGTGATACTTTGATGATTCTAGAATTTCCTGAGGTTGAAGCAAAGTCTATTCAAGCAAAGGGTGCGCTTGAGTCTGCTGAGGCCCAATATAAAATGGCTGTAAAAGGTGCCACCGAAAACCAGTTGAAACAGTTGAGAGCTAAGCGAGATGGACTACGCGAACAGTATGAATTTGCACAGAAATCTTTGGCACGGATGGAAAACTTGATTAAAGATTCTTTGATTGCACAGCAAAAATATGACGAAGTCTATATGAAGTTCCAAGGTGCTAAAAATCAATATTTAGCCGTTCAGGCCGAGTTGGCAGATGCGGAAAATGGTTCACGTATAGAACAGCAAAAAATGGCGTTGGGCCAAAAAGAAAGAGCAATTGGTGCTGTCTCCGAGGTCGATGTAGCGACGAAAGAACGTTTTATCTTAGCTCCTCAGAATATGACTATTGAAACGATCAATTTGAAAGTAGGGGAACTTGCTTTGGCAGGTTATAGTTTGCTTTCGGGCTACTTGGTGGATGGGACATATTTTAGGGTGACGATTCCTGAAAGACAATTGCAAAACCTAACGGTGGGTAGTAAACAAGAACTTTTGTTTCCTTATTTAAAAGGTAAAAAAATAGAAGCGGAAGTGGTCTCTATCAAAGCCTTAAATTCTTATGCCAATATTGCTACAGCCTATCCTGATTTTGAGCAACAAGAATCCTTGTTTGAAGTGAAATTGAAAGCAGTTCAGTTGGATGATGCTCGAAAACTTCTAACAAAAGCAACATTTATCCTTCATCTCGACACTAGTAAATAA
- a CDS encoding ABC transporter permease, whose product MLFLGAPVLYGVLVGAVYQKGKVTDLPIIVVDEDRSPLSQQLITMFNESEVIYVAAILPDAFNAKQEALNKEATVVVQIPKNFDADVNYNRPTELTLFVNASNTLTSNYASMAANVCAATLKAGIQIKAQQKKGVPEYIATQQYEPFKTTIIRQNIKSGNYLYFMLPGVLLTVLQQVMMLALALSFASEFEKGTFANLVSKSSNVLLLIFVKIAPYLIMSVGIYILYYGFSIFYRMPLEVQMGPFLLGSLLFLLAVSFIGILVSILIPSQLKATEILMVIATPSFILSGFTWPLSQMPDWVVHISKLIPLTHYLEIFRVLVIEHGTVANVRSSIIALAVTSVICLILSFVLLSLKVRKLKKDNLSADINED is encoded by the coding sequence ATGCTTTTTTTAGGAGCACCGGTTTTATATGGTGTTTTGGTTGGCGCCGTTTATCAAAAAGGGAAAGTGACTGATTTGCCTATCATCGTTGTAGATGAAGATAGAAGTCCACTTAGTCAACAATTGATAACCATGTTTAATGAAAGTGAGGTCATATATGTCGCGGCGATATTGCCGGATGCTTTCAATGCAAAACAGGAAGCATTGAATAAAGAGGCGACTGTTGTTGTTCAGATTCCCAAGAATTTTGATGCTGATGTTAATTATAACCGTCCTACGGAATTGACTTTGTTTGTTAATGCATCCAATACGTTGACGTCCAATTATGCAAGTATGGCGGCCAATGTCTGTGCAGCCACTTTAAAGGCCGGGATTCAAATAAAAGCACAACAGAAAAAAGGCGTGCCGGAATATATCGCGACACAACAGTATGAACCTTTTAAGACAACTATCATACGCCAGAATATCAAAAGTGGCAACTATTTATACTTTATGCTTCCTGGTGTATTGCTGACTGTGCTTCAGCAGGTGATGATGTTAGCTTTGGCCTTAAGTTTCGCTTCGGAATTTGAAAAAGGTACTTTTGCAAATTTGGTGTCTAAATCTTCTAATGTATTGCTATTGATTTTTGTTAAAATAGCACCCTACCTGATCATGTCTGTTGGAATTTATATTCTTTATTACGGATTTTCAATATTTTATAGGATGCCATTGGAAGTGCAAATGGGTCCATTTTTGCTGGGATCGCTCTTGTTTCTCCTTGCGGTTAGTTTTATCGGGATACTTGTAAGTATCCTTATTCCGAGTCAACTTAAAGCAACGGAAATATTGATGGTTATCGCTACCCCTAGTTTTATATTGAGTGGATTTACATGGCCGCTGAGTCAGATGCCTGATTGGGTCGTCCATATATCTAAATTGATTCCTTTGACACATTATTTGGAAATTTTTAGAGTTCTTGTGATTGAACATGGGACCGTTGCCAATGTTAGGTCATCCATAATTGCTCTAGCGGTGACTAGTGTCATTTGCTTGATCCTTTCATTTGTTTTATTGTCTCTAAAAGTGAGGAAACTAAAGAAGGATAATCTATCAGCGGATATAAATGAGGATTAA